In Armatimonadota bacterium, a single genomic region encodes these proteins:
- a CDS encoding peptide ABC transporter substrate-binding protein produces the protein MRHWRWSSLLLALVVTFGTATLVGAAPARPATGPDTVVLFTQQEPSCLAPQPDSCQMFVASVIRSLIFTDLVGMTNEWKYFPILAEKIPNLKDGDWKVLPGDKMQVTWRIKRGFTWHDGRPVTAQDWIWAWRVNMHPDFPTAGRDVAERVENILAPNPYQMTVQWKKKYAFANLGAAGSGILPKHATERIFRQNPARFDQAWGTGVPTIGNGPYVLREWQRGSSITVEAYPNWQGVPPYLPKERGVRRIVYRFISDTNTIIANILSGAADAFDETAVPFVQGLELEARLQRENRRDWVLRAEPGLIWEHIDLNLDNVHLRDKRVRHALIYAINREELVQQLFQGKQPVSHSFLPEKHYGFNRNVKKYAFDPARARQLLAEAGYTPGPDGILQKGGQRLSLRFTTTAGNRTREQVQQILQAQWRAVGVEVRIVNLPARAYFGDALPRRDFDLAMYAWVFSPTSDCEGLYTGDTIPTPEKREGQNYPGYKNDEVTRICHAVPEELDEGRRAAMLRRAQELWVEDLPVIPLYLRSDYTGHKAGLQNFLPTGADTPVTWNAPSWRWVR, from the coding sequence TGGTCTTCGCTCCTGCTGGCGCTGGTGGTGACCTTCGGCACCGCCACGCTGGTGGGAGCCGCGCCCGCACGGCCGGCCACGGGGCCGGACACCGTGGTCCTGTTCACCCAGCAGGAACCCTCGTGTCTGGCACCCCAGCCGGACTCCTGTCAGATGTTCGTGGCCTCGGTCATCCGGTCCCTGATCTTCACCGACCTGGTCGGGATGACCAACGAGTGGAAGTACTTCCCGATTCTGGCCGAGAAGATCCCCAACCTCAAGGACGGGGACTGGAAGGTGCTGCCCGGCGACAAGATGCAGGTGACCTGGCGGATCAAGCGCGGGTTCACCTGGCACGACGGCCGGCCGGTCACCGCCCAGGACTGGATCTGGGCCTGGCGCGTGAACATGCACCCCGACTTTCCCACCGCCGGCCGCGACGTAGCCGAGCGCGTGGAGAACATCCTCGCCCCCAACCCCTACCAGATGACGGTGCAGTGGAAGAAGAAGTACGCCTTCGCCAACCTCGGCGCGGCGGGGTCCGGCATCCTGCCCAAGCACGCCACCGAGCGGATCTTCCGGCAGAACCCGGCCCGGTTCGACCAGGCCTGGGGCACGGGCGTGCCGACCATCGGCAACGGGCCCTACGTGCTGCGGGAGTGGCAGAGGGGCTCGTCCATCACCGTGGAGGCCTACCCGAACTGGCAGGGAGTGCCTCCGTACCTGCCCAAGGAGCGCGGCGTGCGGCGCATCGTCTACCGGTTCATCTCTGACACCAACACCATCATCGCCAACATCCTCTCCGGTGCGGCGGACGCCTTCGACGAGACGGCGGTGCCCTTCGTCCAGGGCCTGGAGCTGGAGGCGCGGCTGCAGCGGGAGAACCGGCGCGACTGGGTCCTGCGGGCGGAGCCCGGCCTGATCTGGGAGCACATCGACCTGAACCTGGACAACGTCCACCTGCGCGACAAGCGGGTGCGCCACGCCCTGATCTACGCCATCAACCGCGAAGAGCTGGTCCAGCAGCTCTTCCAGGGCAAGCAGCCCGTCTCCCACTCCTTCCTGCCGGAGAAGCACTACGGCTTCAACCGGAACGTCAAGAAGTACGCCTTCGACCCGGCCCGGGCCCGGCAGCTGCTGGCCGAGGCCGGCTACACCCCGGGGCCCGACGGGATCCTGCAGAAGGGGGGCCAGCGCCTCTCGCTGCGCTTCACCACCACGGCGGGCAACCGCACCCGGGAGCAGGTGCAGCAGATCCTGCAGGCGCAGTGGCGGGCCGTGGGGGTCGAGGTGCGCATCGTCAACCTGCCCGCGCGGGCCTACTTCGGGGACGCGCTGCCGCGGCGCGACTTCGACCTGGCCATGTACGCCTGGGTCTTCAGCCCCACCTCGGACTGCGAGGGGCTCTACACGGGGGACACCATCCCCACCCCCGAGAAGCGCGAGGGGCAGAACTACCCGGGCTACAAGAACGACGAGGTGACGCGCATCTGCCACGCCGTGCCCGAGGAGCTGGACGAGGGGCGGCGGGCGGCGATGTTGCGGCGCGCGCAGGAGCTGTGGGTGGAGGACCTCCCAGTCATCCCGCTCTACCTGCGCTCCGACTACACCGGGCACAAGGCCGGGCTCCAGAACTTCCTCCCGACGGGGGCTGACACGCCGGTCACCTGGAACGCCCCGAGCTGGAGGTGGGTCCGGTAA
- a CDS encoding ABC transporter permease translates to MSRYLIRRLLQMIPLVVGLSVIIFLLLAAAPGDPVDLLVFGNPNIKPEDVARLKRLYGLDQPLYIRYFKWLWAALHGDLGYSQVYKVPVLALMWDRVGNSLWLQIPAFFLSLAVAVPVGIYSALHQYSTADYIATFLTFFGVSIPAFWFGIMMIYLFAVWHPWTALPGLDWLRLPAGGFSTPGITRGLALYLDRLRYMLLPTLVLSLLFMASYTRYTRSSMLEVIRQDYVRTARAKGLAEQVVVTKHALKNAMIPIVTIVALSIPALFAGAPLTETVFGWPGVGRLLVEAVLAADFAVAQGIIIFLAALVIIFNLLADIAYAVLDPRIRYD, encoded by the coding sequence ATGAGCCGCTACCTCATCCGCCGTCTGCTCCAGATGATCCCTCTGGTGGTGGGGCTGTCGGTGATCATCTTCCTGCTGCTGGCGGCGGCGCCTGGCGACCCGGTGGACCTGCTGGTCTTCGGGAACCCCAACATCAAGCCCGAGGACGTGGCCCGCCTGAAGCGGCTCTACGGCCTCGACCAGCCGCTGTACATCCGGTACTTCAAGTGGCTATGGGCGGCGCTGCACGGCGACCTGGGCTACTCCCAGGTCTACAAGGTCCCCGTGCTGGCGCTGATGTGGGACCGGGTGGGCAACAGCCTCTGGCTGCAGATCCCGGCGTTCTTCCTCTCGCTGGCGGTCGCGGTCCCGGTAGGGATCTACTCCGCGCTCCACCAGTACTCCACGGCGGACTACATCGCCACCTTCCTGACCTTCTTCGGGGTGTCCATCCCGGCGTTCTGGTTCGGCATCATGATGATCTACCTCTTCGCCGTGTGGCACCCCTGGACGGCCCTGCCGGGGCTCGACTGGCTGCGGCTCCCGGCGGGAGGGTTCAGCACTCCGGGCATCACCCGGGGCCTGGCGCTCTACCTGGACCGGCTGCGCTACATGCTCCTGCCCACCCTGGTGCTGTCGCTCCTCTTCATGGCCTCCTACACCCGGTACACCCGGTCGAGCATGCTGGAGGTGATCCGCCAGGACTACGTGCGGACGGCCCGGGCCAAGGGACTGGCCGAGCAGGTGGTGGTGACGAAGCACGCCCTGAAGAACGCCATGATCCCCATCGTGACCATCGTGGCCCTCTCCATCCCGGCGCTCTTCGCCGGGGCGCCGCTGACGGAGACGGTCTTCGGCTGGCCCGGCGTGGGCCGGTTGCTGGTGGAGGCGGTGCTGGCGGCGGACTTCGCTGTCGCCCAGGGGATCATCATCTTCCTGGCGGCCCTGGTCATCATCTTCAACCTGCTGGCGGACATCGCCTACGCGGTGCTCGACCCGCGGATCCGGTACGACTGA
- a CDS encoding ABC transporter permease: MAVIVERPTAVVEAPPGQGYWQIAWRRFKKHRVAMIGGAVILLFIAVSILAPVLTPYEFDAIDLYNRRSPPTWAHPLGTDDLGHDVLTRLLYAGRISLSVGFSAALAAALFGMVVGGISGYYGGVLDNVLMRFTDIMFSLPDLPILIILARYMGGSVTGIIIVLSAFAWMGTARLVRGEMLKLRAQDFTEAARAIGASDARILLRHLIPNALAPVIVAATLTVGGAILSEAGLSFLGVGIQPPTPSWGNMLQNAQDYVWTTPWLAIWPGAMIFLTVLCFNFLGDGLRDALDPRLKV, encoded by the coding sequence ATGGCTGTCATCGTCGAGCGCCCGACTGCCGTCGTCGAAGCTCCTCCCGGCCAGGGCTACTGGCAGATCGCCTGGCGGCGGTTCAAGAAGCACCGGGTGGCCATGATCGGGGGAGCGGTGATCCTCCTCTTCATCGCCGTCTCCATCCTGGCCCCTGTCCTCACCCCCTACGAGTTCGACGCCATCGACCTCTACAACCGGCGCTCGCCTCCGACCTGGGCGCACCCCCTCGGCACCGACGACCTCGGCCACGACGTCCTCACCCGCCTGCTCTACGCCGGCCGGATCTCACTCAGCGTGGGCTTCAGCGCGGCCCTGGCCGCCGCGCTCTTCGGGATGGTCGTCGGCGGGATCTCCGGGTACTACGGGGGCGTCCTGGACAACGTCCTCATGCGCTTCACCGACATCATGTTCTCCCTGCCCGACCTGCCCATCCTGATCATCCTGGCCCGTTACATGGGCGGCTCGGTGACCGGCATCATCATCGTCCTCAGCGCCTTCGCCTGGATGGGCACGGCGCGCCTGGTCCGCGGGGAGATGCTGAAGCTGCGCGCCCAGGACTTCACCGAGGCGGCCCGGGCCATCGGGGCCAGCGACGCCCGCATCCTGCTGCGCCACCTCATCCCCAACGCCCTGGCGCCGGTGATCGTCGCGGCGACCCTCACCGTGGGCGGGGCCATCCTCTCCGAAGCCGGGCTCTCCTTCCTGGGCGTGGGCATCCAGCCGCCCACGCCGTCCTGGGGGAACATGCTCCAGAACGCCCAGGACTACGTCTGGACGACGCCCTGGCTGGCCATCTGGCCCGGGGCGATGATCTTCCTGACAGTGCTGTGCTTCAACTTCCTGGGAGACGGCCTGCGGGACGCCCTCGACCCGCGGCTCAAGGTGTGA
- a CDS encoding peptide ABC transporter substrate-binding protein: MRMGWIGRCLVLVALAVALVPVAADAGQARRDTVVIGAAQEPACLMTVFAGCTLAIGAAVNNSLFVSMVEFNHEWKLNARLVEKIPSLRDGDWELLPEKKMRVTYRFKRGYTWHDGRPVSALDTSWTYLMLRNPRTPTASRFVLRKIDHMLVPNPNNPYTLVVQWNERYPFANLGHTTYPKHVLEREYQQNPTGLSRHRQNFEPVGNGPYRFVEWARGSHITLEAYDGFKEGRAKIRRIVFRFILDATVLQANAIAGQVDVTEINNFDCTQVAEIERRNPAVQGHYTPALIWEHVDFNLDHEWLRDRRVRHALIHALNRQQLAELACPGGRQPVAHTWLPERHEAFNPNVKKYDYNLERARALLREAGFTPGPDGILRDAQGRRFELTIMTTAGNALREQVQQVMREQLRQVGVDLRIDNRPASVLFGQVTARRQFPHLVMYAWVMSPTTLPAALWHSTQIPRPENNWEGQNIPGWRNAENDRLIDQIMEEIDTQRRIRLFRRQQELWVEDLPSIPLYFRLSLTTSARALRNVKPAGLAGTYINWNSEQWEWAQ; encoded by the coding sequence ATGCGTATGGGCTGGATCGGACGGTGCCTGGTCCTGGTGGCGCTGGCAGTCGCCCTGGTACCCGTCGCCGCCGACGCGGGTCAGGCCCGACGGGACACGGTGGTGATCGGCGCAGCCCAGGAGCCGGCCTGCCTCATGACGGTCTTCGCCGGCTGCACGCTGGCCATCGGCGCCGCGGTGAACAACTCGCTCTTCGTCTCCATGGTCGAGTTCAACCACGAGTGGAAGCTCAACGCGCGCCTGGTGGAGAAGATCCCGTCGCTGCGCGACGGCGACTGGGAGCTGCTGCCCGAGAAGAAGATGCGGGTGACCTACCGGTTCAAGCGCGGGTACACCTGGCACGACGGGCGTCCGGTCAGCGCCCTGGACACCTCCTGGACCTATCTGATGCTGCGCAACCCGCGCACGCCCACGGCCAGCCGCTTCGTGCTGCGGAAGATCGACCACATGCTGGTCCCCAACCCCAACAACCCCTACACGCTCGTGGTCCAGTGGAACGAGCGCTATCCCTTCGCCAACCTCGGACACACCACCTACCCGAAGCACGTCCTGGAGCGGGAGTACCAGCAGAACCCCACCGGGCTGAGCCGCCACCGGCAGAACTTCGAACCGGTGGGGAACGGCCCGTACCGGTTCGTGGAGTGGGCGCGGGGCAGCCACATCACCCTGGAGGCCTACGACGGCTTCAAGGAAGGACGGGCGAAGATCCGGCGCATCGTCTTCCGCTTCATCCTGGACGCCACCGTGCTGCAGGCCAACGCCATCGCCGGGCAGGTGGACGTCACCGAGATCAACAACTTCGACTGCACCCAGGTGGCCGAGATCGAACGGCGCAACCCGGCGGTCCAGGGCCACTACACCCCGGCGCTGATCTGGGAGCACGTCGACTTCAACCTGGACCACGAGTGGCTGCGGGACCGGCGGGTCCGGCACGCCCTCATCCACGCGCTCAACCGGCAGCAGCTCGCCGAGCTGGCCTGCCCCGGCGGCCGGCAGCCGGTGGCCCACACCTGGCTCCCCGAGCGCCACGAGGCCTTCAACCCCAACGTGAAGAAGTACGACTACAACCTCGAGCGGGCGCGCGCGCTCCTGCGGGAGGCCGGCTTCACCCCCGGCCCCGACGGGATCCTGCGCGACGCCCAGGGGCGCCGGTTCGAGCTGACCATCATGACCACGGCCGGCAACGCGCTCCGGGAGCAGGTGCAGCAGGTGATGCGGGAGCAGCTCCGCCAAGTGGGGGTGGACCTGCGCATCGACAACCGTCCGGCCTCGGTGCTCTTCGGCCAGGTCACGGCGCGCCGGCAGTTCCCCCACCTGGTCATGTACGCCTGGGTCATGTCCCCCACCACCCTGCCCGCGGCGCTGTGGCACAGCACCCAGATCCCCCGCCCGGAGAACAACTGGGAGGGGCAGAACATCCCGGGGTGGCGGAATGCCGAGAACGACCGGCTCATCGACCAGATCATGGAGGAGATCGACACGCAGCGGCGCATCCGCCTCTTCCGCCGGCAGCAG